One part of the Desulfonema ishimotonii genome encodes these proteins:
- the nikB gene encoding nickel ABC transporter permease — MKGRLSATRFARLTVKRGLHLLFVLWGISVITFGMVCLAPGDPAEVMLAARNDAPSPEKVAALRQELGLDDPLWLRYIRWLGHAVVLDLGRSYKTGEPVSREILSRLPATLELALSTFAFVVIFSTLSGVVSALCRDRMPDRLGRAGAILSISLPDYWLGLLLIFFLSLRLGLFPVMGREGAASFVLPVLTLGLSIAAVQGRVLRAGIIEIMSRDHVRFAHAKGLSQRSVFRRHVLRNALPPILTLWGMCLGHLLGGAVVVETVFSWPGLGKLSVEAVLNRDFPLIQGAVLFMALCYVVASQVTDLICRLLDPRISEGRA, encoded by the coding sequence ATGAAAGGCAGATTGTCTGCCACACGCTTTGCCCGCCTCACAGTGAAACGGGGCCTCCATCTGCTCTTTGTCCTCTGGGGCATCTCGGTGATCACCTTCGGCATGGTCTGTCTGGCCCCGGGCGACCCGGCAGAGGTCATGCTGGCCGCCCGGAACGACGCCCCCTCCCCGGAAAAGGTGGCAGCCCTGCGCCAGGAGCTGGGCCTGGACGATCCCCTCTGGCTCCGGTACATCCGGTGGCTCGGCCACGCGGTGGTCCTCGACCTGGGACGCTCCTACAAGACCGGTGAACCGGTAAGCCGCGAGATATTGTCACGGCTTCCGGCCACCCTGGAGCTGGCCCTTTCCACCTTTGCCTTTGTGGTGATCTTTTCCACCCTCAGCGGCGTGGTGAGCGCCCTCTGCCGGGACCGGATGCCGGACCGGCTGGGCCGTGCCGGGGCCATCCTGAGCATCTCCCTTCCCGACTACTGGCTGGGCCTCCTCCTGATCTTTTTCCTCTCCCTCAGACTGGGGCTGTTTCCGGTCATGGGCAGGGAGGGGGCTGCCTCCTTTGTGCTCCCCGTCCTGACCCTGGGCCTCTCCATTGCAGCCGTCCAGGGCCGGGTGCTGCGGGCCGGGATCATCGAGATCATGAGCCGGGACCACGTCCGCTTTGCCCATGCCAAAGGGCTTTCCCAAAGGAGCGTCTTCAGGCGGCATGTTCTCAGAAACGCCCTGCCGCCGATCCTGACCCTGTGGGGCATGTGCCTGGGCCACCTGCTGGGCGGGGCCGTTGTGGTAGAGACGGTCTTCTCCTGGCCCGGCCTGGGCAAGCTCTCGGTGGAGGCCGTGCTGAACCGCGATTTCCCGCTCATCCAGGGGGCCGTTCTTTTCATGGCCCTGTGCTATGTGGTCGCCAGCCAGGTGACCGACCTGATCTGCCGTCTCCTGGACCCGCGCATCTCCGAAGGAAGGGCATAA
- a CDS encoding ABC transporter permease → MMNRILRNRLAASGAGLILILMTIALLAPLLSPGDPLKTDLRHRLRPPGPQYPLGTDNLGRCVLSRTLYGARTSLAAALAASGFALMLGMGAGLAAGLSPPAAEAFFMRGTDIFLAFPGLMLALVITGITGPSLSGTLLGVGLAGWAWWARFIRGLVRTAKAREFVEGGRVIGVRGFRLVRCYILPQILPETLVAFSLSTGGMIVAISGLSYLGLGAQPPAPEWGMMLREARIYMVRAPWLMAAPGVAVTLSVLAFNLLGEGLRDLLQVRETTGW, encoded by the coding sequence ATGATGAACCGGATTCTCCGCAACCGTCTGGCCGCATCCGGGGCCGGACTGATCCTTATCCTGATGACCATCGCCCTGCTGGCCCCGCTCCTCTCCCCCGGAGACCCCCTTAAAACCGACCTGCGGCACCGCCTGCGGCCCCCCGGCCCCCAGTATCCACTGGGCACGGACAACCTGGGCCGCTGCGTCCTCTCCCGGACCCTCTACGGCGCGAGAACCTCTCTGGCCGCTGCCCTGGCCGCGTCGGGCTTTGCCCTGATGCTGGGCATGGGCGCCGGACTTGCGGCCGGGCTGAGTCCCCCGGCAGCCGAGGCATTCTTCATGCGGGGCACAGATATCTTTCTGGCCTTTCCCGGACTGATGCTGGCCCTTGTCATCACCGGCATCACCGGTCCCTCCCTCAGCGGCACCCTGCTCGGGGTGGGACTGGCCGGATGGGCCTGGTGGGCGCGGTTTATCCGGGGACTGGTCCGGACCGCAAAGGCGCGGGAATTTGTGGAGGGGGGCCGGGTGATCGGGGTCCGGGGATTCCGGCTGGTCCGTTGCTATATCCTGCCCCAGATTCTGCCGGAAACCCTGGTGGCCTTTTCCCTGAGCACGGGGGGCATGATCGTCGCCATATCCGGCCTGAGCTATCTCGGGCTGGGGGCACAGCCGCCCGCGCCCGAATGGGGCATGATGCTCAGAGAGGCACGCATTTACATGGTCCGGGCACCGTGGCTCATGGCCGCGCCGGGCGTGGCCGTCACCCTTTCCGTGCTGGCCTTCAACCTCCTGGGGGAAGGGCTGCGGGACCTGCTTCAGGTGCGGGAGACAACCGGATGGTAG